From Symphalangus syndactylus isolate Jambi chromosome X, NHGRI_mSymSyn1-v2.1_pri, whole genome shotgun sequence, the proteins below share one genomic window:
- the LOC134736068 gene encoding putative elongation factor 1-alpha-like 3, producing MDSTEPPCSQKRYEEIVKEVSTYIKKTGYNPDTVAFVPISGWNDDNMLEPTANVPWFKGWKVTCKDGNASGTMLLEALDYILPPSRPTDKPLCLALQDVHKIGGIGTAPGGQVKTGVLKPGTVVTFAAVDFTTEIKSVEMHQEALSEIIPGNNVGFNIKNVSVKDVRCGNIAGDSKNGPPMKAASITAQVIILNHPGQISAGYTPVLDCHMAHIACKFAVPKEKIDHCSGKKLEDGSKFLKSGDAAIIDMVPGNLMCIESFSDYPPLGHFAVCDTRQTVAVGVIKAVDQKSAGGGKVTKSAQKVQKAKYP from the exons ATGGATTCCACTGAGCCACCCTGCAGCCAGAAGAGATATGAGGAAATCGTTAAGGAAGTCAGCACTTACATTAAGAAAACTGGCTACAACCCTGACACAGTAGCATTTGTGCCAATTTCTGGTTGGAATGATGACAACATGCTGGAGCCAACTGCTAACGTGCCTTGGTTCAAGGGATGGAAAGTCACCTGTAAAGATGGCAATGCCAGTGGAACCATGCTGCTTGAGGCTCTGGACTACATCCTACCACCATCTCGTCCAACTGACAAGCCCTTGTGCCTCGCTCTCCAGGATGTCCACAAAATTGGTGGTATTGGTACTGCACCTGGTGGTCAAGTGAAGACTGGTGTTCTCAAACCCGGTACGGTGGTCACCTTTGCTGCAGTCGATTTTACAACTGAAATAAAGTCTGTTGAAATGCACCAGGAAGCtttgagtgaaataa TTCCTGGGAACAACGTGGGCTTCAATATCAAGAATGTGTCTGTCAAGGACGTTCGTTGTGGCAACATTGCTGGTGACAGCAAAAATGGCCCACCAATGAAAGCAGCCAGCATCACTGCTCAGGTGATTATCCTGAACCATCCAGGCCAAATCAGTGCTGGCTATACCCCTGTACTGGATTGCCACATGGCTCACATTGCATGCAAGTTCGCTGTACCGAAGGAAAAGATTGATCACTGTTCTGGTAAGAAGCTGGAAGATGGCTCTAAATTCTTGAAGTCCGGTGATGCTGCCATCATTGATATGGTTCCTGGCAACCTCATGTGTATTGAGAGCTTCTCAGACTATCCTCCTCTGGGTCACTTTGCTGTTTGTGATACGAGACAGACAGTTGCTGTGGGTGTCATCAAAGCAGTGGACCAGAAGTCTGCTGGAGGTGGCAAGGTCACCAAGTCTGCCCAGAAAGTTCAGAAGGCTAAATATCCCTAA